Proteins from a genomic interval of Providencia stuartii:
- a CDS encoding MdtB/MuxB family multidrug efflux RND transporter permease subunit, whose product MQPGIQKGGGPSRLFILRPVATTLFMVAILLAGIIGYRFLPVSALPEVDYPTIQVVTLYPGASPEVMTSAVTAPLETQFGQMSGLKQMSSQSSGGASVITLMFQLTLPLEVAEQEVQAAINSASSLLPSDLPYPPIYNKVNPADPPILTLAVTSDAMPLTQVQDIIENRIAQKISQVNGVGLVTLAGGQRPAVRVSLNPQAMAAKGLDSDTIRTAINNANVNSAKGSFDGPTRAVTLSANDQMKSLDDYRRLIVAFQNGAPVRLGDIATIEQAAENAYLGAWANTQQAIVINIQRQPGANVIETTDTIRNLLPELIETLPKSVDVKILTDRTSTIRASVNDVQFELMLAIALVVMVIYLFLRNGIATLIPGIAVPLSLVGTFAVMYFCGFSVNNLTLMALTIATGFVVDDAIVVIENISRYLEQGDKPVVAALKGAGEIGFTIISLTFSLVAVLIPLLFMGDIVGRLFREFAITLAVAILISAVVSLTLTPMMCARLLKPESEHKHNRFEIACERFFDSMIAGYAIWLKRVLNHRWLTLSVAIGTLVLTVLLYMWIPKGFFPLQDGGIIQGTIESRQSISFAAMSQKQQEVAEKLLADPAVDNITTYVGVDGTNATLNNGRIQITLKPLDERPDRVSTIIPRLQQIANTVSGVNLYLQPMQDLTIDTQLARTQYQFTLQASSLDELTLWVPKLLAELKQQPELVDVSSDWQDKGLVAYVNVDRDTASRFGISMSAIDNALYNAFGQRMISTIYTQSNQYRVILEHNTQTRDGIDALNDVRLKGTDGAIVPLSTLVNIQEGYGPLAINHLDQFPATTFSFNLAEGASLESAVNAVKNAEAQIEMPKSITTQFQGATLAFEAALSSTVWLIAAAIVAMYIVLGILYESFIHPITILSTLPTAGVGALLALMMAGSELDVIAVIGIILLIGIVKKNAIMMIDFALAAERQQGMSPKEAIYQACLLRFRPILMTTMAALLGALPLMLSSGVGAELRQPLGICMVGGLIMSQILTLFTTPVIYLLFDSLSNNLKARRQSRKQQVS is encoded by the coding sequence ATGCAGCCAGGGATCCAAAAAGGTGGCGGCCCTTCTCGTCTATTTATTTTACGTCCCGTCGCCACAACCTTATTTATGGTCGCGATCTTACTCGCAGGGATTATCGGTTATCGTTTTCTCCCTGTATCTGCATTACCTGAAGTGGACTATCCAACGATTCAGGTAGTGACGCTCTACCCTGGCGCTAGCCCTGAAGTCATGACATCGGCGGTAACTGCGCCGTTAGAAACACAATTTGGGCAAATGTCAGGTCTTAAGCAAATGTCTTCGCAAAGTTCAGGCGGCGCTTCAGTGATCACACTGATGTTCCAGCTCACTTTGCCATTAGAGGTTGCTGAGCAAGAAGTTCAAGCCGCGATTAATTCAGCGTCCAGTTTATTGCCCTCTGATTTGCCCTATCCGCCAATTTACAACAAAGTTAACCCTGCTGACCCACCGATATTAACACTTGCGGTAACTTCAGATGCGATGCCTCTAACGCAAGTACAAGATATTATTGAAAACCGTATTGCTCAGAAAATATCTCAAGTCAATGGTGTCGGTCTTGTGACACTGGCAGGTGGACAACGCCCAGCGGTTCGTGTCAGTTTGAATCCACAAGCAATGGCAGCAAAAGGCTTAGACAGTGATACTATTCGCACTGCGATCAACAATGCCAACGTGAACTCTGCAAAAGGGAGTTTCGATGGCCCTACCCGAGCTGTCACCCTATCAGCCAATGACCAAATGAAGTCACTGGATGATTATCGTCGTTTAATTGTTGCTTTCCAGAATGGGGCGCCGGTACGACTTGGTGATATAGCGACAATCGAGCAAGCCGCAGAGAATGCTTATTTGGGTGCTTGGGCCAATACGCAACAAGCGATTGTCATTAATATTCAACGCCAACCTGGCGCTAATGTTATCGAAACGACAGATACTATCCGCAATTTACTGCCTGAATTAATCGAGACACTGCCTAAATCAGTGGATGTTAAAATCTTAACGGATAGAACTAGCACGATTCGAGCCTCTGTCAACGATGTGCAATTCGAATTAATGCTTGCTATCGCACTGGTTGTCATGGTGATCTACCTGTTCCTTCGTAATGGTATCGCCACGTTAATTCCCGGTATTGCCGTTCCGCTTTCCTTGGTAGGCACCTTTGCCGTTATGTATTTTTGTGGTTTCTCCGTCAATAACCTCACATTAATGGCATTAACTATTGCCACAGGCTTTGTCGTGGATGATGCGATTGTGGTCATTGAGAATATTTCCCGTTATCTCGAACAAGGGGATAAACCCGTCGTAGCAGCCCTAAAGGGAGCCGGTGAAATCGGGTTTACCATCATTTCACTGACATTCTCGCTCGTGGCTGTTCTGATCCCGTTACTGTTTATGGGGGATATCGTTGGTCGCTTATTCCGTGAATTTGCTATAACCCTTGCAGTTGCTATCCTCATCTCTGCCGTGGTTTCATTAACACTCACGCCAATGATGTGTGCGCGTTTATTAAAACCCGAGTCAGAACATAAGCATAATCGCTTTGAAATCGCTTGTGAGCGTTTCTTCGATAGCATGATTGCAGGTTATGCAATTTGGCTCAAACGTGTATTAAATCATCGTTGGTTAACACTTTCTGTGGCTATCGGTACCTTGGTTCTAACTGTATTACTGTATATGTGGATCCCAAAAGGTTTCTTCCCATTACAAGATGGTGGGATTATTCAAGGTACCATTGAAAGCCGTCAATCGATTTCATTTGCAGCAATGTCGCAAAAACAGCAAGAAGTGGCCGAAAAATTATTGGCAGATCCGGCGGTCGACAATATCACGACTTATGTGGGCGTCGATGGAACCAATGCAACACTGAATAACGGACGTATTCAAATTACCTTGAAACCATTAGACGAGCGCCCTGATCGTGTAAGTACCATTATTCCGCGCTTGCAACAAATAGCGAATACTGTCTCAGGTGTCAATTTATACTTGCAACCGATGCAAGACCTCACTATCGATACACAATTAGCGCGGACGCAATATCAATTTACCTTGCAAGCCAGCTCTTTGGATGAGCTAACTTTATGGGTGCCTAAATTACTGGCGGAATTAAAACAACAACCTGAATTAGTGGATGTCAGTAGTGACTGGCAAGACAAAGGGTTAGTTGCCTACGTTAATGTTGACCGAGATACAGCAAGTCGTTTTGGTATTAGCATGTCAGCTATCGATAATGCCTTATATAATGCCTTCGGTCAGCGCATGATCTCAACCATTTACACCCAGTCTAACCAATATCGTGTCATTCTGGAGCATAATACACAAACCCGTGATGGCATCGACGCATTAAATGATGTCCGTCTGAAAGGAACTGATGGCGCAATAGTTCCATTGAGTACCTTAGTCAACATTCAGGAAGGTTATGGCCCGCTAGCCATCAATCATTTAGATCAGTTCCCAGCGACAACATTCTCGTTCAACCTTGCTGAAGGTGCCTCTCTAGAATCAGCGGTAAATGCCGTCAAAAACGCTGAGGCACAAATTGAAATGCCTAAATCAATTACCACCCAATTTCAAGGCGCTACACTCGCTTTTGAAGCGGCGTTAAGTAGTACCGTTTGGTTGATTGCCGCGGCGATTGTCGCTATGTATATCGTGCTAGGTATTTTATATGAAAGCTTTATTCACCCGATTACAATACTGTCAACGCTTCCAACCGCGGGGGTGGGTGCATTACTTGCCTTAATGATGGCAGGCAGTGAACTCGATGTGATTGCGGTGATTGGTATCATATTGCTGATCGGGATAGTTAAAAAGAACGCTATCATGATGATTGACTTTGCTCTTGCTGCTGAACGCCAGCAAGGCATGTCGCCTAAAGAGGCTATCTACCAAGCTTGCTTATTACGCTTCCGCCCAATACTCATGACAACCATGGCCGCATTACTGGGGGCATTACCTCTCATGTTGAGCTCAGGGGTCGGCGCAGAACTACGCCAACCACTGGGGATTTGTATGGTGGGAGGGCTAATTATGAGCCAAATCTTAACCTTATTTACGACGCCTGTAATCTACCTGTTATTTGATAGTCTTTCCAATAACTTAAAAGCCCGTCGTCAAAGCCGTAAACAACAGGTGTCATAA
- the mgtE gene encoding magnesium transporter has protein sequence MSQPASSIDAVPTINPHSQKLAHIRQQILTLFLDDEEFVQTLVEHDQHAILSDKALSEKINAVKELLIDLHAADIADILEMLPYDERLALWRLVDNTERGEVLVEASVAVWDSLIKDMSDRELLRAVANLHVDEQAYIAEHLPQDTMRRLLTYLDPSLRSRIREVLQYAKDSVGQMMDFEFVTVRPNVTLKTVQRYLRQRGKIPEATDKIFVVDSHNYLQGELPLTTILTQSPERIVADVMKTDTVTFLPDEKGEDAASAFERYDLISAAVVDSNGLLMGRLTVEDIVDNLNEENDNSIRRMGGLSPEEDVFAPVGQAVKTRWTWLAINLCTAFIASRVIGVFEDTISQLVALATLMPIVAGIGGNTGNQTITMIVRAIALHQIQTGSFSFLMLRELGVAFINGVVWGGIMGVITYFLYGDLAMGAVMTLAMILNLLMAAIMGVLIPLIMLKVGKDPAIGSSVMITAITDTGGFFIFLGLATLFLV, from the coding sequence ATGTCACAACCTGCTTCCTCAATCGATGCGGTACCAACAATCAATCCGCATTCTCAGAAACTGGCTCACATCCGCCAGCAGATTCTGACGCTATTTTTGGATGATGAAGAATTTGTCCAAACGCTTGTCGAACATGACCAACACGCTATCTTAAGCGATAAGGCTCTTAGCGAAAAAATCAATGCAGTCAAAGAACTCCTCATTGATTTACACGCCGCCGATATTGCCGATATTTTAGAGATGTTACCTTATGATGAGCGTCTAGCGCTATGGCGTCTCGTCGATAACACGGAACGTGGTGAAGTGTTAGTCGAGGCTTCTGTCGCCGTTTGGGATAGCCTGATCAAGGATATGTCTGACAGGGAATTACTTCGCGCTGTTGCTAACTTACATGTTGATGAACAAGCGTATATTGCAGAGCATTTACCACAAGATACCATGCGTAGGCTACTCACCTACCTTGACCCGAGCTTACGAAGTCGTATTCGTGAAGTTCTGCAATATGCAAAAGACAGCGTCGGACAAATGATGGATTTTGAGTTCGTCACTGTCCGCCCCAATGTCACTTTAAAAACAGTTCAACGTTATCTCCGCCAACGTGGAAAAATCCCTGAGGCAACAGATAAAATTTTCGTCGTCGATAGTCATAATTATTTGCAGGGTGAACTCCCCCTCACGACGATATTAACGCAATCACCAGAGCGTATTGTCGCTGATGTCATGAAAACAGACACGGTCACCTTCTTACCCGATGAAAAAGGTGAAGATGCAGCCAGTGCGTTCGAACGTTATGACTTGATTTCAGCAGCTGTTGTCGACAGTAACGGCCTATTAATGGGACGGTTAACCGTTGAAGATATCGTTGATAATTTAAACGAAGAGAATGACAACAGTATCCGTCGTATGGGGGGGTTGAGCCCAGAAGAGGATGTGTTTGCCCCTGTTGGTCAAGCGGTGAAAACGCGTTGGACTTGGCTTGCTATTAACCTTTGTACGGCATTCATTGCATCTCGTGTTATCGGTGTCTTTGAGGACACGATCTCCCAACTAGTCGCCTTAGCGACCTTAATGCCTATCGTTGCCGGAATTGGAGGCAATACAGGTAACCAAACCATTACTATGATTGTGCGTGCAATCGCACTTCACCAAATCCAAACAGGTAGTTTCTCATTCTTAATGTTGAGAGAACTGGGAGTTGCCTTTATTAATGGTGTCGTTTGGGGGGGAATTATGGGGGTGATTACCTATTTCCTCTATGGTGACCTCGCAATGGGCGCTGTCATGACATTAGCAATGATCCTCAACTTGCTGATGGCGGCCATTATGGGCGTTCTTATCCCATTGATTATGCTCAAAGTGGGTAAAGATCCGGCTATCGGTTCTAGTGTTATGATCACTGCAATTACCGATACTGGTGGTTTCTTTATCTTCTTAGGTTTAGCAACGCTGTTTTTGGTTTAA
- the ppx gene encoding exopolyphosphatase: MPLTDISTPRPQEIAAIDLGSNSFHMVIARIVNGALQILTRLKQRVHLADGLSDTNELSEEAMERGLACLALFAERLQGFTEENVCIVGTHSLRVATNVEEFLKRAKKIIPYPIEIISGQEEARLIFMGVEHTQPEKGRKLVIDIGGGSTELVVGERFEPLLIDSRRMGCVSFARNYFPNEVISSENFNRAYLTACLKLEQTANKFKHMHWDVAMGASGTIKAVHAVIVEMGERDGIITRERLEKIKQMALKYKTFSAVAIPGLSTERKHVFVPGLAILCAVFDSLDIKELRLSDGALREGVLYEMEGRFRHQDIRQRTALSLAEHYNIDREQARRVLKTMEELYHQWAQQNPKLANPQLESILIWAVMLHEVGLHINQSGLHRHSAYILQNTNLPGFNQEQQTLLATLVRNHRRVIKFDDIPKFNLYKRKQFLPLIQILRLSILLNNQRQSTTIPSSLRLETDDGHWTLYLPAQYLSQNALMQLDLEKESAYWEDVPGWKLDIREESN, from the coding sequence ATGCCATTAACTGATATATCAACCCCTAGGCCTCAAGAGATCGCAGCGATTGACCTTGGTTCAAACAGCTTTCATATGGTGATTGCGCGTATTGTTAACGGTGCTCTACAAATACTGACGCGTTTAAAACAACGCGTGCATCTTGCCGATGGTTTAAGTGATACAAATGAACTGAGTGAAGAAGCCATGGAACGGGGCCTTGCCTGCCTTGCGTTATTTGCAGAACGCCTACAAGGCTTTACGGAAGAAAACGTCTGTATCGTAGGCACCCACTCTTTACGTGTTGCCACAAACGTTGAAGAGTTTTTGAAACGAGCCAAAAAAATCATCCCTTATCCAATTGAAATCATTTCTGGGCAAGAAGAAGCGCGTCTTATTTTTATGGGGGTAGAACACACCCAGCCCGAAAAAGGACGCAAATTGGTTATTGACATTGGAGGCGGTTCTACTGAATTAGTGGTAGGTGAACGTTTTGAACCTCTTTTAATCGATAGCCGTCGAATGGGTTGTGTGAGCTTTGCGCGAAATTACTTCCCGAATGAAGTCATTAGTTCAGAAAACTTCAATCGCGCCTATCTCACGGCTTGTTTAAAGCTTGAGCAGACCGCCAACAAGTTTAAACATATGCACTGGGATGTGGCGATGGGTGCTTCAGGGACAATCAAAGCAGTACATGCTGTGATTGTCGAGATGGGCGAACGTGACGGTATTATTACCCGCGAACGGCTCGAAAAGATTAAGCAAATGGCGCTGAAGTATAAAACTTTTTCAGCTGTTGCAATCCCTGGTCTCTCGACTGAGCGCAAACACGTGTTTGTTCCTGGCTTAGCGATACTCTGTGCTGTTTTTGATTCATTAGATATTAAAGAGTTACGCCTTTCCGATGGGGCGCTACGTGAAGGTGTACTTTATGAAATGGAAGGACGTTTTCGCCATCAAGATATCCGCCAACGTACGGCCTTGAGCCTTGCAGAACACTATAATATAGATAGAGAGCAGGCACGGCGCGTGTTAAAGACGATGGAGGAGCTATATCATCAGTGGGCTCAGCAAAATCCCAAGTTAGCCAATCCGCAACTTGAATCCATTTTAATTTGGGCTGTGATGCTGCATGAAGTTGGCCTGCACATTAATCAGAGTGGTCTACATCGCCATTCCGCTTATATTCTACAAAATACCAATTTACCGGGGTTTAACCAAGAACAGCAAACTCTATTAGCGACGCTTGTACGTAACCACCGACGTGTGATTAAATTCGATGATATACCTAAGTTTAATTTATATAAAAGAAAACAATTTTTACCATTGATACAAATTTTACGGTTATCCATACTATTAAATAACCAAAGACAATCCACAACCATCCCATCATCATTACGCTTAGAAACCGATGATGGACACTGGACACTATACCTACCTGCTCAGTATTTGTCGCAAAATGCTTTGATGCAGCTTGATCTCGAAAAAGAGAGCGCTTACTGGGAGGATGTGCCCGGCTGGAAATTAGATATACGCGAAGAATCTAATTAG
- a CDS encoding MFS transporter, whose product MTSQTTSQPSARPLRKEDYKTLGLSSLGGTLEFYDFVIFVFYAKIISQLFFPGDNEFLALMATLGLFAAGYLARPLGGIIMAHFGDKIGRKKMFTLSIFLMAFPTFVIGFLPTYATIGAAAPLLLLLMRIMQGAAIGGEMPGAWVFIAEHTPKQRYGLGVGTLTSGITGGILLGSIVAIIIERSYSAQEIHDFAWRIPFILGGVFGFISVYLRRFLEETPIFKELAAKKALAKELPVKTVIKSHKQACMITAALTWSLSTAIVVTILMTPDVVLKGLYQIDRDIALQANCAATLTLTLGCIFWGWFGDKMGTRASMTLSWGGLAVTALYFYSSLSTDIAASTLIFNYALMGFFVGAIATTPIISTRAFPPEIRFSGLSFAYNVAYAIFGGLTPILTGAWLQQSHMAPAYYVAGVSLLAVAVAYLPLAWKGWTANSEAEQNKVGALNTSASR is encoded by the coding sequence ATGACATCGCAAACAACCAGCCAGCCCTCGGCAAGGCCTTTGAGAAAAGAAGATTATAAAACATTAGGGTTGTCATCTTTAGGCGGAACCCTTGAATTTTATGATTTCGTCATTTTCGTCTTTTACGCGAAAATTATTTCTCAGCTATTTTTCCCTGGTGATAATGAGTTTTTAGCTCTGATGGCAACACTAGGTTTGTTTGCTGCGGGTTATCTTGCTCGCCCGCTTGGTGGCATTATCATGGCGCACTTTGGCGATAAAATCGGTCGTAAGAAAATGTTTACTCTTAGCATTTTCTTAATGGCCTTCCCAACCTTTGTCATTGGTTTCTTGCCTACCTACGCCACAATTGGCGCCGCTGCACCATTATTGCTTCTGTTGATGCGTATTATGCAAGGTGCGGCTATTGGTGGTGAAATGCCAGGCGCATGGGTATTTATTGCGGAACATACCCCCAAACAACGCTATGGCCTTGGCGTCGGTACTTTAACATCTGGTATCACTGGTGGCATCTTATTAGGCTCCATTGTCGCCATCATTATTGAACGTAGCTATAGCGCTCAGGAAATTCATGATTTCGCATGGCGTATTCCCTTTATTCTTGGTGGTGTTTTTGGCTTTATTTCCGTTTATTTACGTCGTTTCTTAGAAGAAACCCCTATTTTTAAAGAACTGGCGGCAAAAAAAGCGTTAGCAAAAGAGTTACCTGTTAAAACGGTGATAAAATCGCATAAACAAGCATGTATGATCACTGCGGCACTGACTTGGTCATTATCTACCGCTATCGTTGTGACCATTTTGATGACCCCTGATGTTGTGCTTAAAGGCCTTTACCAGATCGACCGCGATATCGCACTGCAAGCAAACTGCGCTGCAACTTTAACATTAACGTTAGGCTGTATCTTCTGGGGTTGGTTTGGCGATAAAATGGGTACCCGTGCCTCAATGACCTTGTCATGGGGGGGGTTGGCCGTCACTGCCTTGTATTTTTATTCGTCTTTATCCACGGATATTGCAGCCTCAACATTAATATTTAACTATGCCTTGATGGGCTTTTTTGTGGGGGCTATCGCGACTACCCCTATTATCAGTACTCGCGCATTTCCACCTGAAATTCGTTTTTCGGGCTTATCATTTGCCTATAACGTGGCTTACGCCATCTTTGGTGGATTAACGCCTATCTTAACTGGAGCATGGTTACAACAATCTCATATGGCGCCAGCGTATTATGTGGCGGGAGTCTCTTTATTAGCCGTTGCTGTTGCTTACCTGCCATTAGCTTGGAAAGGATGGACCGCCAACAGCGAAGCAGAACAGAATAAAGTTGGCGCATTAAACACCAGCGCATCACGCTAA
- a CDS encoding MdtA/MuxA family multidrug efflux RND transporter periplasmic adaptor subunit, which yields MNKQKRRTTFTRSAIFVAVIIAAGAGWYFYSQENPSSTTQNNSNTPRPTRPSGMPNRMLAPVQYANAVEKVVPRYLTGLGTVQAANVVTVTSRVEGQLMSLHFTEGQQVQAGDLLAEIDPRPFEVQLAQAEGQLAKDKATLANARLDLSRYQKLANTKVISQQELDNQRALVLQAEGSIKVDQASVDNAKLQLTYSKITAPISGRVGLKQVDVGNFISAGSATPLVVITQTQPADVIFALPEGDIPAVQKAQLSGQKVKVEAWDRNNIAMISEGYLLSTDNQIDPATGTLKMKARFTNELQSLFPNQFVNIKMQVETLQNAVVIPTAALQMGNEGHYVWVLSDDNHVSKKSVTVGMQDSHQVVIESGLTANTKVITDGVDRLTDGTSVEVVNSETVAKSAKPQKNKNTAEKA from the coding sequence ATGAATAAACAAAAACGCCGTACTACATTCACCCGTTCAGCCATTTTCGTTGCCGTCATAATCGCTGCCGGTGCAGGTTGGTATTTTTATTCGCAAGAAAACCCTTCCAGTACCACGCAAAATAATTCCAATACCCCGCGGCCGACACGACCTAGTGGAATGCCAAATCGCATGCTCGCACCTGTTCAATACGCTAATGCGGTGGAAAAAGTTGTTCCTCGTTACTTAACTGGCCTTGGCACTGTTCAGGCTGCAAACGTCGTCACTGTCACCAGCCGCGTTGAAGGACAATTAATGTCATTGCATTTTACTGAAGGCCAACAAGTGCAAGCGGGTGATTTACTTGCTGAAATTGATCCGCGTCCATTTGAAGTACAATTAGCACAAGCCGAAGGTCAGCTTGCTAAAGATAAAGCAACTTTGGCGAATGCTCGACTAGATTTAAGCCGTTATCAAAAATTAGCCAATACGAAGGTTATTTCACAACAAGAACTCGATAATCAGCGAGCCTTAGTGTTACAAGCAGAAGGCAGTATTAAAGTCGATCAAGCATCTGTTGATAACGCAAAATTACAGCTCACTTACAGTAAGATCACCGCCCCAATTTCAGGGCGCGTCGGTTTAAAGCAAGTCGATGTAGGTAACTTCATTTCAGCTGGCAGCGCAACTCCTCTGGTCGTGATTACACAAACTCAACCTGCTGATGTCATATTTGCCCTGCCTGAAGGCGATATTCCCGCGGTTCAAAAAGCCCAATTATCCGGTCAAAAAGTCAAAGTCGAAGCGTGGGATCGCAATAATATTGCGATGATTAGTGAAGGCTACCTCTTGAGCACCGACAACCAAATAGACCCAGCCACCGGCACATTAAAAATGAAAGCCCGTTTCACGAACGAGTTACAAAGCTTATTCCCTAACCAATTTGTCAATATCAAAATGCAGGTCGAAACACTGCAAAATGCCGTTGTCATACCGACTGCTGCTTTGCAAATGGGGAATGAAGGCCATTATGTTTGGGTATTAAGTGATGATAACCATGTGAGTAAAAAATCCGTCACTGTTGGAATGCAAGATAGTCATCAAGTCGTGATTGAAAGTGGTCTAACCGCGAATACAAAAGTGATTACTGACGGTGTTGATCGTTTAACGGATGGTACCAGCGTTGAGGTCGTGAATAGTGAAACGGTCGCTAAATCAGCCAAACCGCAAAAAAATAAAAATACAGCGGAGAAAGCCTGA